A DNA window from Vigna angularis cultivar LongXiaoDou No.4 chromosome 1, ASM1680809v1, whole genome shotgun sequence contains the following coding sequences:
- the LOC108332536 gene encoding uncharacterized protein LOC108332536 isoform X2, translating to MRKNKCHREAVTDGTRGSGGTLTFHFSTTVVFLLLLPFVHSSQSSFCSKPNLTPMVRTVNRIWKIFCQKMQGSKNQCQLSEMKCNISSLGCFFGLLDANFFDDKQIGKIAEGAKEFNIPIIKANRKLVAYENGGLHYPSPLVFNADWNYDPVHYENKGFNYPSISGVQRPESEDDIAFMSVLELGELIKTKQITSQQLTQIFLRRLKKYNPTLEAVVTCTEELAQEQAKEADKLLSQGVYLGPLHGIPYGLKDIISVPKYKTTWGSKSFKNQIINTEAWVYKRLKSAGAVLVAKLVSGSLAYDDIWFGGRTRNPWNIEEFSTGSSAGPAASTSAGMVPFAFGTETAGSITYPAARCGVTALRPTFGTIGRSGVMSISESLDKLGPFCRSATDCAIILDIVRGRDIDDPSSKDSSLDDPFLVDISKLTVGYLDDADMEVVHVLASKGVKMVPFKLNYTVDSVQGILNFTMDVDMLAHFDEWQRSGDDNVYEAQDQWPTELRRSRIIPAVDYMQAQRARGRLIKEIRESFTVDAFIGNATEWERVCIGNLVGLPVIVVPTGFKNISHPPPGGSRRRTTITTGIYAPPNRDHIALALAMAYQAVTDHHKQRPPINDLGPNDKIPDLVSGSTYPPRVLGMAPLSTC from the exons ATGCGGAAGAACAAGTGTCACCGAGAAGCAGTTACAGATGGCACACGTGGTAGCGGTGGCACTCTCACCTTCCACTTCTCAACAACTGTTGTATTTCTTCTGCTTCTGCCTTTCGTTCACTCTTCTCAATCCTCCTTTTGTTCAAAACCAAACCTAACACCAATG GTGAGAACGGTTAACAGAATATGGAAAATATTCTGCCAGAAAATGCAG GGAAGTAAAAATCAATGTCAATTATCAGAGATGAAATGTAATATTTCCAGCTTAGGATGTTTCTTTGGATTACTTGACGCCAACTTCTTTGACGATAAACAG ATTGGGAAGATTGCTGAGGGTGCAAAGGAATTCAATATTCCAATCATAAAAGCCAATAGAAAACTTGTAGCTTATGAGAATGGCGGGCTGCATTATCCTTCTCCTTTAGTTTTCAATGCTGATTGGAACTATGACCCAGTTCATTATGAAAACAAAGGTTTCAATTATCCTTCCATCTCTGGAGTACAGAGACCTGAATCTGAAGATGATATTGCCTTTATGAGT GTTCTCGAGTTAGGTGAACTCATCAAAACAAAGCAAATTACTTCTCAGCAGCTTACACAAATATTCTTGCGGAGATTGAAAAA GTATAATCCTACGCTTGAAGCTGTAGTCACTTGTACCGAAGAGTTAGCACAGGAGCAAGCCAAAGAAGCAGATAAGTTGCTCAGCCAGGGAGTCTATCTGG GGCCTCTTCATGGGATTCCTTATGGATTGAAGGACATAATATCAGTGCCCAAATACAAAACGACCTGGGgatcaaaatcattcaaaaatcaaattattaacaCCGAAGCTTGGGTCTATAAAAG ATTGAAGTCTGCCGGGGCTGTTCTAGTTGCAAAGCTCGTTTCTGGATCATTGGCATATGATGACATCTGGTTTGGTGGCAGAACTAGGAATCCATGGAATATTGAGGAATTTTCTACTGGGTCATCTGCTGGACCTGCAGCAAGCACCTCAGCTG GTATGGTTCCGTTCGCGTTTGGTACAGAAACAGCTGGATCTATTACTTATCCAGCAGCTCGATGTGGGGTGACAGCATTGCGCCCAACTTTTGGAACTATTGGTCGAAGTGGTGTAATGAGCATTTCAGAAAGCTTG GATAAGCTCGGCCCTTTCTGTAGATCTGCTACTGATTGTGCTATTATTCTCGATATTGTTCGGGGAAGAGATATCGATGATCCCTCGTCAAAAGATAGCTCCCTTGATGATCCATTCCTGGTTGACATTTCTAAATTGACCGTTGGATATCTCGATGATGCGGATATGGAG GTTGTTCATGTTCTTGCATCAAAAGGTGTCAAGATGGTCCCTTTCAAACTGAATTACACAGTTGATTCTGTTCAAGGTATCTTAAATTTCACAATGGACGTTGACATGCTAGCCCACTTTGATGAGTGGCAACGATCAGGTGATGATAATGTTTATGAAGCCCAAGACCAGTGGCCCACGGAACTACGCCGAAGTCGCATAATTCCAGCAGTGGACTATATGCAG GCACAAAGAGCACGGGGAAGGCTAATAAAGGAAATAAGAGAGTCCTTCACTGTTGATGCATTCATTGGCAATGCAACTGAGTGGGAGAGAGTTTGTATTGGAAATCTTGTTGGTTTACCAGTCATAGTAGTGCCAACAGGATTTAAAAATATCTCTCATCCACCCCCAGgtggaagtagaagaagaaCTACAATCACCACTGGCATTTATGCTCCCCCTAACCGAGACCACATT GCTCTGGCGTTGGCAATGGCTTACCAAGCTGTCACCGATCACCATAAACAGCGGCCACCTATCAATGATCTCGGGCCAAATGATAAGATACCTGACCTAGTTTCTGGTAGTACCTACCCTCCGAGGGTTTTGGGCATGGCTCCTTTATCTACTTGTTAA
- the LOC108332536 gene encoding uncharacterized protein LOC108332536 isoform X3: MRKNKCHREAVTDGTRGSGGTLTFHFSTTVVFLLLLPFVHSSQSSFCSKPNLTPMGSKNQCQLSEMKCNISSLGCFFGLLDANFFDDKQIGKIAEGAKEFNIPIIKANRKLVAYENGGLHYPSPLVFNADWNYDPVHYENKGFNYPSISGVQRPESEDDIAFMSVLELGELIKTKQITSQQLTQIFLRRLKKYNPTLEAVVTCTEELAQEQAKEADKLLSQGVYLGPLHGIPYGLKDIISVPKYKTTWGSKSFKNQIINTEAWVYKRLKSAGAVLVAKLVSGSLAYDDIWFGGRTRNPWNIEEFSTGSSAGPAASTSAGMVPFAFGTETAGSITYPAARCGVTALRPTFGTIGRSGVMSISESLDKLGPFCRSATDCAIILDIVRGRDIDDPSSKDSSLDDPFLVDISKLTVGYLDDADMEVVHVLASKGVKMVPFKLNYTVDSVQGILNFTMDVDMLAHFDEWQRSGDDNVYEAQDQWPTELRRSRIIPAVDYMQAQRARGRLIKEIRESFTVDAFIGNATEWERVCIGNLVGLPVIVVPTGFKNISHPPPGGSRRRTTITTGIYAPPNRDHIVCLRLQCALALAMAYQAVTDHHKQRPPINDLGPNDKIPDLVSGSTYPPRVLGMAPLSTC; this comes from the exons ATGCGGAAGAACAAGTGTCACCGAGAAGCAGTTACAGATGGCACACGTGGTAGCGGTGGCACTCTCACCTTCCACTTCTCAACAACTGTTGTATTTCTTCTGCTTCTGCCTTTCGTTCACTCTTCTCAATCCTCCTTTTGTTCAAAACCAAACCTAACACCAATG GGAAGTAAAAATCAATGTCAATTATCAGAGATGAAATGTAATATTTCCAGCTTAGGATGTTTCTTTGGATTACTTGACGCCAACTTCTTTGACGATAAACAG ATTGGGAAGATTGCTGAGGGTGCAAAGGAATTCAATATTCCAATCATAAAAGCCAATAGAAAACTTGTAGCTTATGAGAATGGCGGGCTGCATTATCCTTCTCCTTTAGTTTTCAATGCTGATTGGAACTATGACCCAGTTCATTATGAAAACAAAGGTTTCAATTATCCTTCCATCTCTGGAGTACAGAGACCTGAATCTGAAGATGATATTGCCTTTATGAGT GTTCTCGAGTTAGGTGAACTCATCAAAACAAAGCAAATTACTTCTCAGCAGCTTACACAAATATTCTTGCGGAGATTGAAAAA GTATAATCCTACGCTTGAAGCTGTAGTCACTTGTACCGAAGAGTTAGCACAGGAGCAAGCCAAAGAAGCAGATAAGTTGCTCAGCCAGGGAGTCTATCTGG GGCCTCTTCATGGGATTCCTTATGGATTGAAGGACATAATATCAGTGCCCAAATACAAAACGACCTGGGgatcaaaatcattcaaaaatcaaattattaacaCCGAAGCTTGGGTCTATAAAAG ATTGAAGTCTGCCGGGGCTGTTCTAGTTGCAAAGCTCGTTTCTGGATCATTGGCATATGATGACATCTGGTTTGGTGGCAGAACTAGGAATCCATGGAATATTGAGGAATTTTCTACTGGGTCATCTGCTGGACCTGCAGCAAGCACCTCAGCTG GTATGGTTCCGTTCGCGTTTGGTACAGAAACAGCTGGATCTATTACTTATCCAGCAGCTCGATGTGGGGTGACAGCATTGCGCCCAACTTTTGGAACTATTGGTCGAAGTGGTGTAATGAGCATTTCAGAAAGCTTG GATAAGCTCGGCCCTTTCTGTAGATCTGCTACTGATTGTGCTATTATTCTCGATATTGTTCGGGGAAGAGATATCGATGATCCCTCGTCAAAAGATAGCTCCCTTGATGATCCATTCCTGGTTGACATTTCTAAATTGACCGTTGGATATCTCGATGATGCGGATATGGAG GTTGTTCATGTTCTTGCATCAAAAGGTGTCAAGATGGTCCCTTTCAAACTGAATTACACAGTTGATTCTGTTCAAGGTATCTTAAATTTCACAATGGACGTTGACATGCTAGCCCACTTTGATGAGTGGCAACGATCAGGTGATGATAATGTTTATGAAGCCCAAGACCAGTGGCCCACGGAACTACGCCGAAGTCGCATAATTCCAGCAGTGGACTATATGCAG GCACAAAGAGCACGGGGAAGGCTAATAAAGGAAATAAGAGAGTCCTTCACTGTTGATGCATTCATTGGCAATGCAACTGAGTGGGAGAGAGTTTGTATTGGAAATCTTGTTGGTTTACCAGTCATAGTAGTGCCAACAGGATTTAAAAATATCTCTCATCCACCCCCAGgtggaagtagaagaagaaCTACAATCACCACTGGCATTTATGCTCCCCCTAACCGAGACCACATTGTATGTTTGAGGCTGCAATGT GCTCTGGCGTTGGCAATGGCTTACCAAGCTGTCACCGATCACCATAAACAGCGGCCACCTATCAATGATCTCGGGCCAAATGATAAGATACCTGACCTAGTTTCTGGTAGTACCTACCCTCCGAGGGTTTTGGGCATGGCTCCTTTATCTACTTGTTAA
- the LOC108332536 gene encoding uncharacterized protein LOC108332536 isoform X1 yields the protein MRKNKCHREAVTDGTRGSGGTLTFHFSTTVVFLLLLPFVHSSQSSFCSKPNLTPMVRTVNRIWKIFCQKMQGSKNQCQLSEMKCNISSLGCFFGLLDANFFDDKQIGKIAEGAKEFNIPIIKANRKLVAYENGGLHYPSPLVFNADWNYDPVHYENKGFNYPSISGVQRPESEDDIAFMSVLELGELIKTKQITSQQLTQIFLRRLKKYNPTLEAVVTCTEELAQEQAKEADKLLSQGVYLGPLHGIPYGLKDIISVPKYKTTWGSKSFKNQIINTEAWVYKRLKSAGAVLVAKLVSGSLAYDDIWFGGRTRNPWNIEEFSTGSSAGPAASTSAGMVPFAFGTETAGSITYPAARCGVTALRPTFGTIGRSGVMSISESLDKLGPFCRSATDCAIILDIVRGRDIDDPSSKDSSLDDPFLVDISKLTVGYLDDADMEVVHVLASKGVKMVPFKLNYTVDSVQGILNFTMDVDMLAHFDEWQRSGDDNVYEAQDQWPTELRRSRIIPAVDYMQAQRARGRLIKEIRESFTVDAFIGNATEWERVCIGNLVGLPVIVVPTGFKNISHPPPGGSRRRTTITTGIYAPPNRDHIVCLRLQCALALAMAYQAVTDHHKQRPPINDLGPNDKIPDLVSGSTYPPRVLGMAPLSTC from the exons ATGCGGAAGAACAAGTGTCACCGAGAAGCAGTTACAGATGGCACACGTGGTAGCGGTGGCACTCTCACCTTCCACTTCTCAACAACTGTTGTATTTCTTCTGCTTCTGCCTTTCGTTCACTCTTCTCAATCCTCCTTTTGTTCAAAACCAAACCTAACACCAATG GTGAGAACGGTTAACAGAATATGGAAAATATTCTGCCAGAAAATGCAG GGAAGTAAAAATCAATGTCAATTATCAGAGATGAAATGTAATATTTCCAGCTTAGGATGTTTCTTTGGATTACTTGACGCCAACTTCTTTGACGATAAACAG ATTGGGAAGATTGCTGAGGGTGCAAAGGAATTCAATATTCCAATCATAAAAGCCAATAGAAAACTTGTAGCTTATGAGAATGGCGGGCTGCATTATCCTTCTCCTTTAGTTTTCAATGCTGATTGGAACTATGACCCAGTTCATTATGAAAACAAAGGTTTCAATTATCCTTCCATCTCTGGAGTACAGAGACCTGAATCTGAAGATGATATTGCCTTTATGAGT GTTCTCGAGTTAGGTGAACTCATCAAAACAAAGCAAATTACTTCTCAGCAGCTTACACAAATATTCTTGCGGAGATTGAAAAA GTATAATCCTACGCTTGAAGCTGTAGTCACTTGTACCGAAGAGTTAGCACAGGAGCAAGCCAAAGAAGCAGATAAGTTGCTCAGCCAGGGAGTCTATCTGG GGCCTCTTCATGGGATTCCTTATGGATTGAAGGACATAATATCAGTGCCCAAATACAAAACGACCTGGGgatcaaaatcattcaaaaatcaaattattaacaCCGAAGCTTGGGTCTATAAAAG ATTGAAGTCTGCCGGGGCTGTTCTAGTTGCAAAGCTCGTTTCTGGATCATTGGCATATGATGACATCTGGTTTGGTGGCAGAACTAGGAATCCATGGAATATTGAGGAATTTTCTACTGGGTCATCTGCTGGACCTGCAGCAAGCACCTCAGCTG GTATGGTTCCGTTCGCGTTTGGTACAGAAACAGCTGGATCTATTACTTATCCAGCAGCTCGATGTGGGGTGACAGCATTGCGCCCAACTTTTGGAACTATTGGTCGAAGTGGTGTAATGAGCATTTCAGAAAGCTTG GATAAGCTCGGCCCTTTCTGTAGATCTGCTACTGATTGTGCTATTATTCTCGATATTGTTCGGGGAAGAGATATCGATGATCCCTCGTCAAAAGATAGCTCCCTTGATGATCCATTCCTGGTTGACATTTCTAAATTGACCGTTGGATATCTCGATGATGCGGATATGGAG GTTGTTCATGTTCTTGCATCAAAAGGTGTCAAGATGGTCCCTTTCAAACTGAATTACACAGTTGATTCTGTTCAAGGTATCTTAAATTTCACAATGGACGTTGACATGCTAGCCCACTTTGATGAGTGGCAACGATCAGGTGATGATAATGTTTATGAAGCCCAAGACCAGTGGCCCACGGAACTACGCCGAAGTCGCATAATTCCAGCAGTGGACTATATGCAG GCACAAAGAGCACGGGGAAGGCTAATAAAGGAAATAAGAGAGTCCTTCACTGTTGATGCATTCATTGGCAATGCAACTGAGTGGGAGAGAGTTTGTATTGGAAATCTTGTTGGTTTACCAGTCATAGTAGTGCCAACAGGATTTAAAAATATCTCTCATCCACCCCCAGgtggaagtagaagaagaaCTACAATCACCACTGGCATTTATGCTCCCCCTAACCGAGACCACATTGTATGTTTGAGGCTGCAATGT GCTCTGGCGTTGGCAATGGCTTACCAAGCTGTCACCGATCACCATAAACAGCGGCCACCTATCAATGATCTCGGGCCAAATGATAAGATACCTGACCTAGTTTCTGGTAGTACCTACCCTCCGAGGGTTTTGGGCATGGCTCCTTTATCTACTTGTTAA